Part of the Ctenopharyngodon idella isolate HZGC_01 chromosome 8, HZGC01, whole genome shotgun sequence genome, TTACTGTTTAACTCTCTTTATGTTTAAGTACCCTAATATCCTTATTCCTAAATGCTACTTTCCTCAAATTTATAACTTATTTAATATCTTTAGTCACATATGGTTTGTTATTAGGATACATTTTATTCTCTTTTGTAGGTATGACCAACTCTACACAGAATATAGTCATTTAACACTGTAGTTCTTTCATCAAGTGAGCCTTCCTTAAAAATGTCCCAATTTGTCCAGTAGAAACAAGTTTTCAGTTGTTGTATACTTTCGTTCGACCACAATCTAATCAATTTCTTTTCTGGTTTGCTTTTTTTAAGTTCAGTCCTGTACACAGGAATCATATGTACTACATTATGGTCAGAGTTTAGAATTGGTGGCATACTCTTTGACACATAAGCGTCCTTGACATTCACGTAGCAGTTATCAAGAATATTGTTATTTCTTGTTTGAGTCTTTACACACTGTTCAAATCCTGGCAACAAAGTCTCCAGTTTGCACTGGTTTAAATCGCCCAGCACGATCACGGGTGCATGTGAGTAGCTGAGCTGTAGTTCGTAGTCTGCTATCAGGCTGGCTGCCTGAGTTGGTTTACCACTGGGCGGAACATAAACCACGAACAGCAAAATGCAACCAAATTCTCTAGACAGATAAAATGGTCTTAAAGTCATGACGAAAATTTCCACATTGGGATCACATCTTATATTTTACTGAATACGCTCTGCaccatttatcatttatatatatacacagatgcCGCCTCACTTACTTTTACCCGATACTTTGTCTCTATCAGCTCGTACTAATGTAAATCCAGGGACCACAAAGAGCGAGTCAGGCATTGTAGACTGCAGCCAACTTTCCGTAAAGCAGAGCAGAGATGCCTCACGAAATTCATTACAGTACCTTGTATGTGATCTTATATCCACTTTGTTATTTAGAGAACGCAGATTACTGAAGATAATAGACGGCAGAGGTGGCCTGATTAAATCGCCTTCGCAGTCGACTCTGAATGCCACctcttcttcctcttttctttcGTTTTGTTCTCACCAGCTTGTGAGGAATGTTTTCAAACAAATCTCTGAATTGGCCTGTTCTCATCTCTTGAGTCATCGTAAAGTTTAGCTCCAGCAACGTTCCCCGGCTGTACAGGCATGCAGACGGCACTGTGACGCTGCATGTTGTCAAGGTTCCACGTGCAGTTGGAGATTGCATCGCCAAACATAATCCATAGAGGCCCATCATCCCCAGAATCCAAATCAATAGTACAATTCTCCCAGCCTTCATCTCTCCACTTTTATAAGACCACGAACCAAACACTTAACAAACAACGAATAAACGAGACGCAGTGCGCCACTGAGCAGCGCACCGGAAATGTATCAGTATCCACCATGTCATCTACATTCCACAGCACTCCCGGCGCGATTTTTGAAAGGAGAGAAATCACTGTTGCCCTGACATCCTcgctttccttttcttttaggCCTTTGATACCTAAGTTTCATCTCCTTTTGTATCTTTCCTGCTCTTTACACTTTTCTGTTTACTTCATTTTGTCATGCAGTTTGCCGAATTGCCGTTCTAACtccactgttttgtttttgtaatcggGTTACCTCTTCTCTCATCATAGCAATCAGGCTGGAATTTTCCTCCATTTTCCTGGGAGAGATTTCCATCCTTCTCTCTTGGATGTCAAATCTGTCCACCAACTTGTTAACAACTTCCAGTATTTTTGTATTAGTAGGGTCAATATCACTGTAGGGTGCCTTTTGGTGTCCTGTCCACATGTCCACCCTGTCGGCATAAAATATGCTGGAAGTGATTAGAatacaatattttcaaaatatgtaAGTTTAAATATACCAAATTCTCTTCACAACCAGACTAGCTATTTAGctaatcacagtttgttgtaaGCTAATATGCTAATTGAAGCTCAAAATGTCCACCCTGTCCTTGTTCCAAAATGTCCACCCTGTCTGACACTTGGACTTGATAGGGTGGACATATATATGACAGGGTATTAGCttacaacaaactgtgattagCTAAATAGCTAGTCTGGCTGTGAAGAGAATTTGGTATATTTAAACTtacatattttgaaaatattgtatTCTAATCACTTCCAGCATATTTTAACGACAGGATGGACATGTTAAGGCTTTGGCAAAACAAGTAAGCAAACTCATACGAAGAAAATTTGTCAGTTGGAAAGTCACCAACTTACTCACCTCAGCCGTTGAAATTCCCGCCACTGAAGAGACAAAAAATCTGTTGTCCTGATGTCACTATAGGGGATGGccttttcttaaagggacaaTTCCCCAATACGACAGGGTGGACAACCATTCAAGGGACATAAAAAAactcttcttttttattaaataaaaatattgcttttatTACCAAATGATCAATACGCTCAAATTGAGTAATCTCTTattgaacaaaatattaataggaaaacaaaatttttacattacattttacaatttttacatgatttgacttttttttactctcattcaAATTTAATGAGCAATGCAAGGGACATAGCAAAATAGCACGCATCGTCTTATACacaactaaaaaaaatctagaaaatGTATCTAAAGAGCCAAGTAATGCTTTTGATATGAATATAAAAACTTAGCCTAATATAacacacccttttatagtcattTTTATGTTAAGTTATCATGGCAAATGAGTTATTTATGTACAGGACACCAAAAGGCACCCTACAGTGATATTGACCCAGTAGCGATATTCTCCAGAGGCTTTTTCTCTTCCActgctctgttttttttttttttcatgccatGTCTGGCATAGCTGGTGGGGCACTGCGTTTGTTGTTGATCGGTCTGTCGCTTGTATAATTATGATTCAAGTTGTTCATCAAACGGATATAAATGTCTGTCTACTTTTTGAAACTCCTAcatgtattttaaagtaaacaaatgagACTTAACTTGCTTTTGGAAATGATTTTTGACAGATCAATTGAAGAGCTCTGGAAAGTGTTGCTGCTCAGAGCACCATCTTGCCAGAAGTCCCagtccaaaatcaacataatcccTTGCGTCGATCACAAGATATTCCGCATGGAGGAACGATTTTAAAATGGCCATTAGGGGGCGCCAAGGGCTAAACAAAAAGGctaccttggttccaaatgctgtaacttttggttactttatgctatcaccccaaaatttgatccagatgcagctcacatgtagGAGAGCTTCATCAAAAAAGATATTTACTTGTAGATATTTATTTGTAGATATTACTGTACTTGCAGCAGATGTTTAAACCTCTACCGTAGAAAGACAAAATGGGAGTGAGGATGCCACTGAGTACATCACCTGGTTTATGACAGTACATACCCATAATGACAGGGTGGACAGTACTTTCATGCATGTGCAAAGtgtttaatattattacaaaaattaatataaatgatcAAAATTACTACTTgtgtcaaatatattttttaggacaaactaacatttaaaaagtattttatttttgtgtccTTAACTACTTTTACACTCACTGAAGAATTACATAATTACATTTGAGCTACATTAGAGTAACTCAAGCATTGTTTAGAAAACTAGTGTATCAGAATAGGGCTAGGGACTGTAATTGGTTTATGGCTAAGTACAAAAGGTACCATAgcttaaaaatgtcttaatttctcTAATTTTTACATGATATATATGGGTGGGCGATATAAGCAAAATCTTAAATCACAATATTAGTAATTTTACTTCATGATATATGTCACAGTGTAGCTGGAAACATAGTGCTGTTAGGAAATCAACATTTTAGATAGGCCTACCAGTGAAATTCTCAATGCCAgactaaaaaataatactaGGCTAACCAATGTAAGTATAACGGATACATTTTCTCCTTTAACCATGTTTCTTTATCACAAAAACGTTTCAATAACTTTAAGAAGTCCTACCCATTGAAAGCTGTGCAGATGTATTTCATATCGCAATATTGCAAAATTATATGTACATGAAATTTTCTCAGCTATTCAATGTTACTAAATTGTTAACCTCAAaaattaagtttgttttttttatttatgttttatgatGCTCAATCTATTTCAGTTGAACATGAAGCTTACGTATTTGAAGCATGCTCTGATACAGAAGAAGAGTTTTTCATTGGATATGATGAAGAGGAGATGTGGCACACCGACTTTGATCAGAAGAAAGGAGTAGTGACATTCCCTGAAATTGCAGGAAATATAACATTTCCTGGAGTTTATGAACTCAGTGTTAGTGAAATGGCAATATGCAAAAGTAActtacaaatttacaaaatcATTTTCAAGAGCCCACCACCACAACTGGGTAAGACATTAGAATGTGTTACTAACTTCTACCATTTTTTAATGAACATCAATACTGCTTGTGTATTAGAcatgggtaacactttaattaACCTTTATTAGGGGTTTATAAAGAGTTCCCGTAAGCAATATGCCAACCATGCGCAAAagcagtagtttttttttttttttttttttactcagcaCTTAAAATTTCTGTTGCTGAAAAAGCTGTGTGATGTGGCGCAAAGGTCACAGataatttaaagttttagtttgGGCACCAGACAGTTTAAATAACTGTCGGGAAAAAAAAAGGACTCCAATCACAGAGCGTTTAAACATAATAAAGGACTCTCAAAAAGTTCCAAAAATAAGAGTTATTATTTCAGTTCGTTCATGCATACAGATAACAAAAGAACTCTttcagagcaaaaaaaaaaaaaaaaaaagtattcagtttAAGTTTTTATAAGGTTGGTTTCTTTTGTATAGGGCTAGGCTAGGGCCTATAATCTTTGTAAAGGGATGAGAGATTGAATAATATGGAGGAccaaattaaatatgaaataattaaataaataaagaattcaataaaacaacaattaaatCTATCAGTTTATTctgaaataatttaattaattattcattaaataaatcaacaaataaatgtatctatttattttgtaaaatttgtttaatatatttcacaatatcctCTTTCACACACTATTATTGTCtttaaatatctattttttcataattaaatgtccttttttaaaaaagctgttTTGCATAATAATATGCTGCGTTTATAAATGCCGCCTATTTGACGAATCATGTTTTTCCAAAGCACGATTTTCCCAAAGattcttttcataataatagAGGATATTTCACAAATGCCAGTCAACAGGCAGTGGGCGGTGCTTGGCGCTGATTGGTTGAAAACTGAAGAGCAGACAGACATGACGTGACAAATCGATCTTCGTGTGGTTGGTGACATTAGTCACGGAATGTTCCACCCTCACTCCTAACTCCTATAGTTTTTTTCTcctcattaaaatcaaagatgttcatcaATGATTGTTTTTCAAGAGCAGTGacacgtttgtgtgcattttgttttgtgattttactggaaaaaaatagACCCTCCGCAACGGCATTAAGCAATAGATTCGCGCGCGTTCCTCTGTGTGAAGGCTGTGAACGCGCCAAAATAGAACATCCCGCCTGATAACGGCGGCAACAAGCACTCagcattatttcaaaaacaacacattcctTCGCCAGATCTCCTCCTTTTAAGATAAATTAACGTCAACTGGATGTTTCATTTGCATTAGgtaatgtataatgtatatcCATACAgcgagatttaaaaaaaaaaaaaaaaaaagtggtaggGATATCGACCCTGGGAAAATGTGGTGAGGACATCACGTCacacccgcaaattacgcctGTCACATAACTACTCATCTACAAGAATTCTGCGTTCAGTCGCTTGTAAAGTGTTCCATATGTAGTCATCAATTTCTAGATCCCCTGACGCACTTATTAGCAGATCCTTTATGTCGTCTAATCCAGATAACAGAGCATCACTAAACAAACATTCCCTTCTACTTCATCTGCAAATGAAAGCAGTGCGTTTTCAACTTAAGTCCCCAGTCTATAGTCCTACAGCCATATTTGTTTCCTATCTTTCAGTTCACCTTGCCAGACCCAAGTAATTCATCAGAAAGGATTAGCCAATTAGTGCCAAGCACAGCCCACTTCCTGTTGATTGGAATTTATGAAATGTCCTctattattatgaaaagaatCTTTAGGAAAATCGTGCTTTGGAAATACATGATTcgtcaaaaaatatttattttttcataattatatgTTCTTTTTCGTAAATACagcatattattatgaaaaacagCTTTTTGAAAAGGAACatttaattaagaaaaaataaatatttaaacaataatagtGTGAAAGACAATATCGTGAAgtatattaaacaataaatgtgatttcatggaattttacaaaataaatacatttatttattgatttatttaattacttaactaataattaattaaattaattatttaataatgattGAATTATGCCTATTTCAGAATAAACTGATACatttaattgttgttttattgaattcattatttaattatttcattttgagtAATTTGGTCCACCATATTATGAGGTTTTAAAGACGTAGAAATAGTGCCGTTTGATCTCTCATTTCTTTGAGATTCAAAGAGGGATTTTCTTCAAGAATAGTTATGCCAGCATTCGAGTTAAAAGGGAGTACAAATAAAATCCCCAAACCTATTCAACGTTGAACTTCGGTATATTCCGTTTCAATAGCCTTAACTCTTCCTTGTGCAGAGTATGATACATCCAAAGATTCCAACGCGATTTTCCCGGTGTATCCCCCAAGGTTTGAAACTCAAGCGATAACAGTTAAACTCCaaagacaaacacaaatatTCCATTCAAAACACTCGTCTCTACTTCCTCACCTCTACGCATGTCTCCTTTAGCAGACCACACCCCTTTTTTTCCATCATCTAATGATTTTTGGTCAGATAAATAATGAAGATCataattaattggtttaaaATTCGTTAAATACTCTGCTTATTCGTTCATTTGAAGGTGATGGCAATGAtagaaaaatcagaattgccGTTAAAGTGTAATGGTCCATTAAAATCTAACGCAAATTTTTAAAGCAGTGGCACTTACTGTAAACAGTGCGCAGTATTCACATCCTCTCCATAAGAACTTTATGATTTGCCCAAAGCAgatgctcatttttttttttttttttcatacaagtAATttacaatttactggtatttttgAAAAGGTCCTATTCACACATGATCTCTTAAGGATAAAAAGACTATATGTGTGAAAGCGGCTAATGAATGAATTCCTTTATAACACCTTAACAATACAGCTTAATGTGTGTAAGgatatctatttttatttgaattaactgaagaatgaatgaataaagttTCTAGATTTTTCTGAAGGAATAAAGTTCTATCTGTTTCTAGATGCACCTCAGACTTCCATCTATCCAAAGGATAATGTACAGCTGGGTATTCTGAACAACCTTGTCTGTCATGTGACTGGCTTCTACCCTCCATCTGTCAGAGTATTATGGATGAAGAATAATGTTAATGTGACAGAGGGTATGAGTTTAAGTCAGTACCGTCCGAGGACAGATGGTACATTTAACATATTCTCCACTCTTGAGTTTACACCTGCTGAAGGAGACATTTACAGCTGCATGGTGAACCACAGAGCCCTCCAGGGTCAACCTCAGACCAAAATATGGGGTGAGTGTGATTTTCAAATAGAATCAACGGACATTATATTTCAGTACAGtccaacataataataataataataacaaaaagcTTTTATCATATTCATGCACCCTCCAATATCCTATGCATGTGTTGTCCAGAAGTTCAAGTTGCCCTCCCAAGTGTTGGTCCAGCTGTGTTCTGTGGAATGGGTCTGACTCTTGGACTTTTGGGAGTCGCTGCTGGAACATTGTTCCTCATTAAAGGAAACAGCTGCAACTGACTATGGAACCATGGAAGCACACTTTGAAAAGTTCCAATGGTAAaagtttacaataaggtttcattagttaacattagttccCTTCCCTTTGACATCCTCcagaaagggaacatctcaggttatgtatgtaacctcTTTTCCCTTAGAACAGGGAACAAGACACTGCATCTCCCTGCCATGACttggggctgcctgctgaacagtccctacAGACAATAAGTAGATGAAAtgttctctaggcgccccttatatacttTCGGGTTGCACCAGTATGAGGTCATAGGCTGTTGTCAGCCAATACGATTGCCATGATTTGATAAGCATTTCAGATACCAGTTCACACAGAGGTATTCCCCAATAGTGTCATCGATGCAGTGTGTTATTCACTGTTCTCAGGGAACAgaggttacatacgtaacttgagacattaaagggttagttcacccaaaaatgaaaataatgtaatttattactcaccctcatgtcgttctacacccgtaagaccttagtttTTTTGTACAAGCCGTGTGTAAGATGGGCGATATATCAGACATCCAAAAAGAGCAAATCATCAGAGCCCATTTTGCATAAGCATCTGTAACCTTAACCGCCCTACTGGCAGATGTTCTGATAGATGACATTCAACAGGAAACTATTCAATAGTTGTATAATAAGTTTGGAAGCTGTATTTAACACAAATTTTGGTATAACACCTTAATAAAGaaatattgcattattatttataattattatatattgcccattatgtatgtatgtatatatatatatatatatatatatatatatacacacacattgtgtgtgtgtgtgtgtgtatatatatatattatgtgtgtgtgcgtgtgtattatatataatgtgtgtgtgcgtgtgtgtgtgtatatatatatatatatatatatatatatatatatatatatatatatttgcattattATGTGTAAATtggtatttattgtttcatttgctcataTAGGGCCACTGATACCTCTTTCATTTgatcataaaacattcatttttgttaattatgcaattaattattttgttaattgttaattattaatgcCATTTGAAGAAACAGGCACATGAGAAATgttgctggtcatataattattGCAAGCCATCATTCTGACACAACGTTTagtgtatttatattatatttcataacAATACTTATGACTAAACTATTGAACTATTGAAGTGAAGGACATGTAGGGCCTCATTCAAAATCATAGCATGttcttaaatataaaaacaagttattaaatattaaaaaaatagccTACATCAAACTCTGTATCAGCATACTATAGCTTATGGATTGTGACCAATACCTGCTTCAAATGTCATGCATAGTTAACAGTGAGTGATGGTTcatggaaatatttttttatagtataaACTCATGGGCAGTGCTGGACAAAATCATATTTGGCTGACAGAATTATTGTTGTATAGAACTGATAAGATGAAAAAGGCGTTTCTGTGTCAATGAAATATTGAaactacactcaaaaaaataactctttgaatgaacataaaaaaaaatcatggaaaggATTTCCACATGATTAAGTTgctttatttcagcattatGCAATTCTGTTATTCCAATTTAATGTACTTACGTTGGGTCAACTTAATTTATTAAGGTTGATTCAACTTATTTACTATGGTTGGGCACAGCTTAATTTAATAGTGTCAGCCCAACTAATTTgcaatgttttggaaaataaataaaaagcaataaataaataataaatagttttcatatacattgatttttacaattaattcttcttgtttaattttgtgatttatatAACTTTTGTGATGTTCTGTGTTAGAAATCTAGATGTGATACTGGATTCATCCTAAATTGCTTTAACCAAAAACATTGTAAGGCCTAAATTGATCATAAGtccattggtggcaatggtttTACAATCAACataggcttacaatgcttttgggaaaggCAACCCAGAGCACTACCACAAGATTACTTTCTtattaaagtaatttgaaagtttgttagcaggtcctcaacctaAGCACAAGTGCAAcaattcaccacaatggtaaccctaaaactattaattaacagaaacttttaaataccaacataatagaacagtaaacattaaaaagtctttccattttctcatcttcctaaaaactgcttaaaataacactttatttcaacatttacactcCTAGTTCAGCCCCTttcaaagcatgatgggaagtgaaaatcctgtttgattgagtcctggttgggtttacttgattgaaacatgttattccAATAGAAAACATCAAGTTTTCATCGAGTAAttgtttcaagtca contains:
- the LOC127517135 gene encoding HLA class II histocompatibility antigen, DP alpha 1 chain, whose protein sequence is MFVHLSSIKMELHRTILILTIVLSNGAAFEHEAYVFEACSDTEEEFFIGYDEEEMWHTDFDQKKGVVTFPEIAGNITFPGVYELSVSEMAICKSNLQIYKIIFKSPPPQLDAPQTSIYPKDNVQLGILNNLVCHVTGFYPPSVRVLWMKNNVNVTEGMSLSQYRPRTDGTFNIFSTLEFTPAEGDIYSCMVNHRALQGQPQTKIWEVQVALPSVGPAVFCGMGLTLGLLGVAAGTLFLIKGNSCN